Proteins from a single region of Ziziphus jujuba cultivar Dongzao chromosome 1, ASM3175591v1:
- the LOC107412561 gene encoding protein TIFY 5A produces the protein MRRNCNLELRLLPPSASFLSADSSELPQHHHRNYSINMMEESSESPPSHSQQQQQQQQHQHQPLTIFYNGNICVCDVTELQARTILFYASKEVEERLKTPTGNDPCSPNVQSQMSSPTAGLSMKRSLQRFLQKRRHRVQATSPYNHH, from the exons atgaGGAGGAACTGTAACTTGGAacttcgtcttcttcctccttctgcATCTTTCTTATCTGCAGATTCATCGGAGCTGCCTCAGCACCACCATCGGAACTACTCCATTAATAT GATGGAAGAGTCAAGTGAAAGCCCACCATCACATTCACAGCAACAacagcaacagcagcagcacCAGCATCAACCGCTTACCATTTTCTACAATGGAAATATTTGCGTTTGCGATGTCACAGAGCTCCAG GCAAGAACAATCCTATTCTATGCAAGTAAAGAAGTGGAGGAAAGATTGAAGACACCGACAGGAAACGACCCGTGCTCACCGAATGTGCAGTCTCAGATGAGCAGCCCAACAGCGGGTCTTTCCATGAAAAGATCGCTCCAACGCTTTCTTCAGAAGCGTAGGCACCGTGTTCAAGCTACATCTCCTTACAACCATCATtag
- the LOC125422875 gene encoding uncharacterized protein LOC125422875 isoform X2 — MEVVYLLCSIISTFFTSLTFSFLLLLRTLLHRFFSPHRPSSSSSSSSSSFSKVSESVSLFEGTVRHERRRPLHHSFRYAVRYALIDLDHADHPPPNNHLSAHEARRIAATTGPVLLLTMPSNVGYEQNPLSVYYCYDVQGTEQNLRKCIAEVTNTPWGERVTFVFNPQQDLVAKPLHVSPFMDMSGNWSIRANAPGDNLFVAITVQHPELGDYFTATLNAKKLSPSSMSDHAIFFWLMPHKVAVWIYWHALMLWWKGVPFIQHPRYTHPAYREEVLVRDRKLQCCQAVGNSGARCFAWKNAKWPWC, encoded by the exons ATGGAGGTAGTCTATCTATTGTGCTCCATAATCTCCACCTTCTTCACTTCCCTCACCTTCtctttcctcctcctcctccgcaCTCTGCTCCACCGCTTCTTCTCTCCCCACcgaccatcttcttcttcttcttcttcttcttcttctttctccaaAGTTTCTGAATCTGTCTCTCTCTTTGAAGGTACCGTCCGTCACGAGCGCCGCCGACCACTCCACCACTCTTTCCGCTACGCCGTCCGCTATGCCCTCATTGACCTTGACCATGCCGACCACCCCCCGCCCAACAACCACCTCTCTGCCCACGAAGCTCGCCGAATCGCCGCCACCACTGGACCCGT TTTGCTATTGACAATGCCTTCAAATGTGGGGTATGAACAAAATCCATTGAGTGTTTATTATTGCTATGATGTACAAGGCACTGAACAGAATTTGAGAAAGTGCATTGCCGAG GTAACCAACACTCCATGGGGTGAAAGAGTGACATTTGTTTTTAATCCCCAGCAAGATTTAGTGGCAAAACCATTACATGTCAGTCCTTTTATG GATATGTCTGGGAACTGGAGTATCAGAGCAAATGCTCCAGGTGATAATTTGTTTGTGGCAATAACAGTTCAACATCCTGAGCTTGGTGACTATTTCACAGCTACATTGAATGCCAAAAAGTTGTCCCCATCTTCAATGTCTGATCATGCAATATTCTTCTGGTTGATGCCTCATAAAGTTGCAGTGTGGATATATTGGCAT GCCCTTATGCTTTGGTGGAAAGGCGTGCCATTTATTCAACATCCAAGATATACTCACCCTGCATACAGAGAGGAAGTTTTGGTACGTGATCGAAAACTTCAATGCTGTCAGGCTGTTGGGAATAGTGGGGCTCGTTGTTTTGCTTGGAAAAATGCTAAGTGGCCTTGGTGTTGA
- the LOC125422875 gene encoding uncharacterized protein LOC125422875 isoform X1: MEVVYLLCSIISTFFTSLTFSFLLLLRTLLHRFFSPHRPSSSSSSSSSSFSKVSESVSLFEGTVRHERRRPLHHSFRYAVRYALIDLDHADHPPPNNHLSAHEARRIAATTGPVLLLTMPSNVGYEQNPLSVYYCYDVQGTEQNLRKCIAEVTNTPWGERVTFVFNPQQDLVAKPLHVSPFMFLQDMSGNWSIRANAPGDNLFVAITVQHPELGDYFTATLNAKKLSPSSMSDHAIFFWLMPHKVAVWIYWHALMLWWKGVPFIQHPRYTHPAYREEVLVRDRKLQCCQAVGNSGARCFAWKNAKWPWC, translated from the exons ATGGAGGTAGTCTATCTATTGTGCTCCATAATCTCCACCTTCTTCACTTCCCTCACCTTCtctttcctcctcctcctccgcaCTCTGCTCCACCGCTTCTTCTCTCCCCACcgaccatcttcttcttcttcttcttcttcttcttctttctccaaAGTTTCTGAATCTGTCTCTCTCTTTGAAGGTACCGTCCGTCACGAGCGCCGCCGACCACTCCACCACTCTTTCCGCTACGCCGTCCGCTATGCCCTCATTGACCTTGACCATGCCGACCACCCCCCGCCCAACAACCACCTCTCTGCCCACGAAGCTCGCCGAATCGCCGCCACCACTGGACCCGT TTTGCTATTGACAATGCCTTCAAATGTGGGGTATGAACAAAATCCATTGAGTGTTTATTATTGCTATGATGTACAAGGCACTGAACAGAATTTGAGAAAGTGCATTGCCGAG GTAACCAACACTCCATGGGGTGAAAGAGTGACATTTGTTTTTAATCCCCAGCAAGATTTAGTGGCAAAACCATTACATGTCAGTCCTTTTATG TTCTTGCAGGATATGTCTGGGAACTGGAGTATCAGAGCAAATGCTCCAGGTGATAATTTGTTTGTGGCAATAACAGTTCAACATCCTGAGCTTGGTGACTATTTCACAGCTACATTGAATGCCAAAAAGTTGTCCCCATCTTCAATGTCTGATCATGCAATATTCTTCTGGTTGATGCCTCATAAAGTTGCAGTGTGGATATATTGGCAT GCCCTTATGCTTTGGTGGAAAGGCGTGCCATTTATTCAACATCCAAGATATACTCACCCTGCATACAGAGAGGAAGTTTTGGTACGTGATCGAAAACTTCAATGCTGTCAGGCTGTTGGGAATAGTGGGGCTCGTTGTTTTGCTTGGAAAAATGCTAAGTGGCCTTGGTGTTGA